In Rattus rattus isolate New Zealand chromosome 3, Rrattus_CSIRO_v1, whole genome shotgun sequence, one genomic interval encodes:
- the Poc5 gene encoding centrosomal protein POC5 — MSSDEDKCSLHVAHNDSDRSVSTDLQEEYEELLRYAVVNPNVESGVSRPSHLRGEVVPDRFPVLGSNPIRETALEVGKGSDLNISSLSKSGSPRKPPHPVMDFFGPHFLGDSSSPASISSQTDAHEIIMGDHLVSEENFQKLENVLDIWSSGLKTNILSELSKWRLNFIDWHRMEMKKEREKHAVTVKQLSSQIADLKELQKAFEISIGRKDEVISSLSRAIGKQKERIELMKSFFRWRIGHVKSRQESYEGKLADQYFERTLLKKVWKGWRSVVQRQWKDVVERACQARAEEVCVQISNDYEAKLAMLSLALENAKAEIQRMQQEKDHFEDSMKKAFMRGVCALNLEAMTIFQNKNDAGIDFTNNKKEESGPGGPGREPSAHLDTSSSTMPSAVTLQLLPSATLAAGVASATAIPSTASLTSAGATSASSGHVPISVLSAGSAATAVPEDTFAPRVVTAAQQKAGKTITARITGRCDFGSKTRINSSLAIMGVSPPMSSVVVEKHHPVTVQTIPQATAAKYPRAIHPESGFPASRSLGARPAHAQSLSSVQSIKVVD, encoded by the exons ATGTCGTCTGATGAGGACAAGTGCTCACTTCATGTTGCTCACAATGACTCTGATCGTTCAGTCTCCACAGACCTTCAG GAGGAGTATGAAGAACTGCTTCGCTATGCTGTTGTGAACCCAAATGTTGAGTCCGGTGTTTCACGGCCGTCTCACCTTAGAGGAGAAGTGGTACCGGACAGATTTCCTGTGCTAG GAAGTAACCCTATAAGAGAAACTGCACTGGAAGTTGGAAAAGGATCCGATTTAAATATTTCAAGCCTTTCAAAATCAG GGTCACCCAGGAAGCCACCTCACCCAGTCATGGACTTTTTCGGCCCACATTTTTTAGGTGATTCTTCCTCACCAGCCTCTATCTCTAGTCAGACAGATGCCCATGAAATAATTATGGGTGATCATCTTGTCTCTGAGGAAAATTTTCAGAAGTTGGAGAATGTGCTTGACATCTGGAGCTCAGGTCTTAAG ACGAACATTTTATCTGAACTAAGTAAGTGGAGACTTAATTTTATTGACTGGCACCGAATGGagatgaaaaaggaaagggaaaagcacGCGGTGACAGTGAAGCAGCTGTCGAGCCAGATCGCTGACTTGAAGGAGCTGCAGAAAGCCTTCGAGATTTCCATCGGAAGAAAGGATGAG GTGATTTCCAGCTTGTCTCGTGCCATCGGCAAGCAGAAGGAAAGGATAGAGTTAATGAAAAGCTTCTTCCGCTGGAGAATCGGCCATGTCAAATCCAGACAGGAA AGTTATGAGGGGAAACTGGCTGACCAGTACTTTGAGAGAACTTTGCTGAAGAAAGTCTGGAAGGGCTGGCGCTCCGTGGTACAGAGGCAGTGGAAAGATGTGGTGGAACGGGCGTGCCAAGCGAGGGCTGAAGAAGTGTGTGTGCAGATCTCCAATGATTATGAAGCCAAACTTGCTATG TTATCTTTAGCTTTGGAAAATGCAAAAGCTGAGATTCAAAGAATGCAACAAGAAAAAGACCATTTCGAAGACTCCATGAAGAAAGCATTCATGAGGGGAGTGTGTGCATTAAATCTGGAAGCCATGACCATATTTCAGAACAAAAATGACGCAG GGATAGacttcacaaataataaaaaggaagagagtgGCCCTGGTGGTCCAGGAAGAGAACCTTCTGCTCACTTGGATACTTCTTCGTCCACAATGCCATCAGCAGTTACGTTACAGCTGCTGCCGTCTGCAACATTAGCAGCAGGAGTAGCCAGCGCCACTGCCATTCCCTCCACTGCTTCCCTGACCTCTGCCGGAGCTACATCTGCCTCTTCCGGTCACGTGCCCATCTCTGTTCTCAGTGCCGGATCTGCAGCCACTGCTGTCCCAGAAGACACG TTTGCACCGAGAGTTGTGACTGCAGCGCAGCAGAAAGCTGGGAAGACAATTACAGCCCGGATCACAGGACGCTGTGATTTTGGTTCCAAAACTAGAATCAACAGCAGCTTGGCTATCATGGGAGTTTCTCCTCCCATGAGCTCGGTCGTCGTGGAGAAACATCACCCAGTCACAGTG